The nucleotide sequence AGGCTTCTCACCCGGCGAATTTTCAACGTTTTTTGGCATAAAAAAACCCCAACGTTTTGTTGAGGCTTTTTTTCTTTGAGCGGGAGACCGGGTTCGAACCGGCGACATTCAGCTTGGAAGGCTGACGCTCTACCAACTGAGCTACTCCCGCATTTGTTCTGCAAATATAAAGTTTAAACCCTTCAATTTCCAAAGGAAAATTAAACTTTTTAGACTCTGCGATCCTATTTGCTTAATATTCAGACCAAAAATAAAATGAAGCGATAAAATCTTGTTAAATGGGTAATTAAAAAACAAGTGTTCCGACAAATAAATCTTATTTTTAATGCCTAACAGAATACATCTTAAATCAATTTCTTATGAGTAATAAACCCGGTAAAACCCAGGACTTAATAGACGCAAAATTCCTTGAAGAACGCAAAGTATTCCTTTGGGGTGAAGTCAACGATAAATCGGCCAAACACGTTATAGACAGACTTCTTTATCTTGATATGGAGGGAGATGAAGAAATCCAGTTTTTTATTAATAGTCCAGGTGGTTATGTAACCGATGGATTTGCGATTTACGATACTATGCAAAGCCTTAAAAGCCCTGTTTCAACCATTTGTAGTGGTCTGGCTGCTTCTATGGGTTCTATTTTACTTTCTGGCGGAACTAAAGGCAGGAGGTTTATTCAAACGCACGGAAAAGTTATGATCCACCAACCTATGGGTGGTGCCAGAGGCCAGGCTTCAAACATCGAAATCCAGGCCAACGAAATCTTAAAAACCCGGGAATTAAGCGCAAAGCTTCTTGCTGAAAATTGCGGGCAAACTATAGAAAAAGTACTTAAAGATTTTAATCGTGATTACTGGATGGATGCCCAGGAGTCTTTAGACTACGGAATTGTTGACGGTATTTTCAAGAAATAATTTATGGATATTAAACATCGCGAGAACGATAGCCGCGGAATGTTCTTTGTGAGAGATGAAAAAGGCATTTACGCAGAGCTAACGTATCAAAAAAAGGCAGGAGACATTCTTGTTATAGATCACACAGAGGTTAGACCAGAACTGGAAGGACAGGGAATTGCAACTAAGCTGCTGGCCCATAGCGTGGAATTTGCCCGTGAAAATAATTATAAGATAGAGCCCCTATGCCCTTTCGCTGAAGTGCAATTTGACAGAAACAAGTCTTACAGCGATGTAAGAGCTTAAAAAACCTACTAACTTTTTCCTCTTTTATGAAGTTCTCCCGTTTATTATTATTCCTTGGTTTAATGATTTTATTTTCTTGTGAAGAAGATCAAAAAAAGGGAATTGAAACTTCAAAAGAGGAAGAAGCAGTAGTTATTGAGAAATTAGCTTCAGCTGATTTAATTGCCAAAAGATTCTCCAGGCTTTCCAATTCCGTTGGGAATATAGATCTGCAATATCCCGATTTACTTGATTCTATCTATTCAAAACGTGATTATAAACCAATTTGGACAGATAGGGCCTTACGGGAAGATCTCTACCGCGGTATTGAAAGAACTAAAGAAGACGGCCTGGAACCTGAAGATTATCATTTAAGCTATCTAAAAAAGTCCCTTTCCAATTTATCGGAATTAGATGATGAGGAGCGTAGTTTAACCGAAATCATACTAACTGATGCTTTTTTCAGCCTTACTTCAGATTATAATTCAGGGAAATTAGATCCTAAGGAAATTTATAGTATTTGGGGTGTAGAAAGCAATAAAATAGACCTTCCGGGACTCTTAGATCACGGTGTTCAGAAAAATAATATTCTGGCGGCTATAGATTCTGTAGTACCGCAACACGAGGTCTATAAAGGTTTAAAACGTAGTTTAAAAGAATACAGGGAACTGGCAGAAAACGAAAAAGACCCCATTTTTATTTCCGAAGAAGGAGAGAGTATTAAAGCGGATGAAAAAGATGAGCGGATACCAAATATAAAAAGGCGCTTAAAAGAATTAGGCTACTGGGATAAAGAAATTGCAGATAGTCTTATTATCTACGATGAACC is from Salegentibacter mishustinae and encodes:
- a CDS encoding ClpP family protease, producing MSNKPGKTQDLIDAKFLEERKVFLWGEVNDKSAKHVIDRLLYLDMEGDEEIQFFINSPGGYVTDGFAIYDTMQSLKSPVSTICSGLAASMGSILLSGGTKGRRFIQTHGKVMIHQPMGGARGQASNIEIQANEILKTRELSAKLLAENCGQTIEKVLKDFNRDYWMDAQESLDYGIVDGIFKK
- a CDS encoding GNAT family N-acetyltransferase, whose product is MDIKHRENDSRGMFFVRDEKGIYAELTYQKKAGDILVIDHTEVRPELEGQGIATKLLAHSVEFARENNYKIEPLCPFAEVQFDRNKSYSDVRA